The Hemicordylus capensis ecotype Gifberg chromosome 6, rHemCap1.1.pri, whole genome shotgun sequence genome window below encodes:
- the STEAP1 gene encoding metalloreductase STEAP1 gives MDQDEDQKMDQEITQKNCNNLIMDLQVTATPEAADFPHVHQRIYIDELGSLPYKHGKHDLFPQWHLPVKTALILSLLTFIYTFLRDIIHPLVTAQKNEFYKIPILVINKVLPVVSVTLLALVYLPGILAAGFQLHYGTKYRRFPQWLDRWMLSRKQFGLLSFFFASMHACYSLCYPMRRSYRYKLLNWAYKQVKEKRESAWIEHDVWRMEIYVSLGILGLAILAILAVTSIPSVSHSLTWREFHYVQSKMGYLALLLCTIHAMVFGWNKWIEISQFLWYTPPSFMIAVFLPIVVLTCKSILLFPCLRKRLQKIRSGWDANTMTNRTQMTSRL, from the exons ATGGATCAGGATGAAGATCAGAAAATGGATCAGGAAATAACTCAAAAGAATTGTAACAATTTg ATTATGGATTTACAAGTTACTGCCACACCAGAAGCAGCTGACTTTCCCCATGTACATCAAAGAATCTATATAGATGAGTTGGGATCTCTTCCTTATAAGCACGGCAAACATGACCTTTTCCCTCAATGGCATTTACCAGTGAAGACAGCACTGATACTATCTTTGTTAACCTTTATCTACACTTTTCTAAGGGACATCATCCATCCTCTCGTAACTGCTCAAAAAAATGAATTTTATAAAATCCCCATCCTGGTCATAAACAAAGTCTTACCAGTGGTTTCAGTCACCCTTCTGGCCCTGGTTTACTTACCAGGCATACTAGCTGCAGGCTTCCAACTCCATTATGGAACCAAGTATAGACGTTTTCCACAGTGGTTAGATCGATGGATGTTATCAAGGAAACAGTTTGGGCTACTTAGTTTCTTTTTTGCCTCAATGCACGCATGCTACAGTTTGTGCTATCCAATGAGGAGATCTTACCGATACAAACTCTTGAACTGGGCATATAAACAG gtgaagGAAAAACGGGAAAGTGCCTGGATTGAACACGATGTCTGGAGAATGGAGATTTATGTGTCTCTGGGAATTCTAGGGCTTGCTATCCTTGCTATATTGGCAGTTACATCAATTCCATCTGTCAGCCACTCACTGACCTGGAGAGAGTTTCATTATGTTCAG agcAAGATGGGTTATTTAGCTCTGCTGCTGTGCACTATTCATGCAATGGTCTTTGGATGGAATAAGTGGATCGAGATAAGCCAGTTTCTCTGGTATACACCTCCGAGTTTTATGATAGCCGTTTTTCTCCCAATTGTAGTTCTGACATGTAAAAGCATCCTGCTTTTCCCATGCCTTAGGAAGAGACTGCAGAAGATCAGATCTGGCTGGGATGCAAACACTATGACAAATAGGACACAAATGACTTCCAGATTGTAA